The Flexivirga oryzae genome has a segment encoding these proteins:
- the guaA gene encoding glutamine-hydrolyzing GMP synthase, giving the protein MTAPLTEKPVLVVDFGAQYAQLIARRVREAQLYSEVVPHTMPADEMLAKNPAAIVLSGGPSSVYAENAPGLDPALLEAGVPVFGICYGFQAMVRALGGTVEHTGLREYGATQAQIEDTGSTLFNGQPPEQSVWMSHGDSASKAPEGLRVTATTPGAAVAAVEDDERKLYGVQWHPEVMHSTFGQRVLENFLLRGAGLAADWTPKAMVEELIEDVRATVGGDRAICALSGGVDSMVAAALVQRAIGDQLTCVFVDHGLLREGEAEQVREDFVELTGADLVVVDATERYLTELAGVSDPEQKRKIIGAQFIRIFEQTARDIVQDRGDNQHPVKWLVQGTLYPDVVESGGGTGTANIKSHHNVGGLPDDIQFQLVEPLRLLFKDEVRQVGLELGLPEKIVYRQPFPGPGLGIRIVGEVTAERLEILRAADKIAREELTAAGLDREIWQCPVVLLADVRSVGVQGDGRTYGHPIVLRPVSSEDAMTADWTRLPYDVLARISGRITNEVPEVNRVALDVTSKPPGTIEWE; this is encoded by the coding sequence GTGACAGCGCCGCTCACCGAAAAACCCGTCCTCGTCGTCGATTTCGGCGCCCAATACGCCCAGCTGATCGCGCGCCGCGTCCGTGAGGCGCAGCTCTACAGCGAGGTCGTGCCGCACACGATGCCGGCCGACGAGATGCTCGCCAAGAACCCCGCCGCCATCGTCCTGTCCGGCGGCCCGTCGTCGGTGTATGCCGAGAACGCGCCCGGGCTCGACCCGGCGCTGCTGGAGGCGGGCGTCCCGGTGTTCGGCATCTGCTACGGCTTCCAGGCGATGGTGCGCGCGCTCGGCGGCACCGTGGAGCACACCGGGCTGCGCGAATACGGCGCCACCCAGGCCCAGATCGAGGACACCGGCTCGACGCTCTTCAACGGCCAGCCGCCCGAGCAGTCGGTCTGGATGAGCCACGGCGACTCCGCATCGAAGGCGCCCGAGGGACTGCGCGTCACCGCGACGACACCGGGTGCCGCCGTCGCCGCCGTCGAGGACGACGAGCGCAAGTTGTATGGCGTGCAGTGGCATCCGGAGGTGATGCACTCGACCTTCGGGCAACGCGTCCTGGAGAACTTCCTGCTGCGCGGCGCCGGCCTGGCGGCCGACTGGACGCCGAAGGCCATGGTCGAGGAGCTCATCGAGGACGTCCGCGCCACCGTCGGCGGAGACCGCGCGATCTGTGCGCTGTCCGGCGGGGTCGACTCGATGGTCGCCGCTGCGCTGGTGCAGCGCGCCATCGGCGACCAGCTGACCTGCGTCTTCGTCGACCACGGGCTGCTGCGCGAGGGCGAGGCGGAACAGGTCCGCGAGGACTTCGTCGAGCTGACCGGCGCCGACCTGGTCGTCGTCGACGCCACCGAGCGCTACCTGACCGAGCTCGCAGGGGTCAGCGACCCCGAGCAGAAACGCAAGATCATCGGGGCACAGTTCATCCGCATCTTCGAGCAGACCGCCCGCGACATCGTGCAGGACCGCGGGGACAACCAGCACCCGGTCAAGTGGCTGGTGCAGGGCACCCTCTACCCGGACGTCGTCGAGTCCGGCGGCGGCACCGGCACGGCCAACATCAAGAGCCACCACAATGTCGGCGGACTGCCCGACGACATCCAGTTCCAGCTGGTCGAGCCGCTGCGACTGCTCTTCAAGGACGAGGTGCGCCAGGTCGGCCTCGAGTTGGGGCTGCCGGAGAAGATCGTCTACCGGCAGCCGTTCCCCGGACCCGGCCTCGGCATCCGGATCGTCGGAGAGGTGACCGCCGAGCGGCTGGAGATCCTGCGCGCGGCCGACAAGATCGCTCGCGAGGAGCTCACCGCTGCGGGCCTGGACCGGGAGATCTGGCAGTGCCCGGTGGTGCTCCTGGCGGACGTCCGCTCGGTCGGCGTGCAGGGTGACGGGCGCACCTACGGCCACCCGATCGTGCTGCGCCCGGTCTCGTCGGAGGACGCGATGACCGCCGACTGGACCCGCCTGCCGTACGACGTGCTCGCCAGGATCTCCGGCCGGATCACCAACGAGGTCCCCGAGGTCAACCGGGTCGCGCTCGACGTGACCAGCAAGCCGCCGGGCACCATCGAGTGGGAATGA
- a CDS encoding DUF3817 domain-containing protein translates to MSETQALTTAAGELRPTDDLTKVATALKFFRIMAIIAGVALLILCVELVLHYGFHNEALSWWSPIHGVLFIIFMISVYNLGTKLRWTAVRMIGYICTAFVPILSFWLEHHVGGAVGALLEQAEAHQS, encoded by the coding sequence ATGTCTGAGACCCAGGCCCTCACCACCGCGGCGGGCGAGCTGCGCCCGACCGACGACCTCACCAAGGTGGCGACCGCCCTGAAGTTCTTCCGGATCATGGCGATCATCGCCGGTGTCGCACTGCTGATCCTGTGCGTCGAGCTGGTCCTGCACTACGGCTTCCACAACGAGGCGCTGTCCTGGTGGTCGCCGATCCACGGCGTGCTCTTCATCATCTTCATGATCTCGGTCTACAACCTGGGCACCAAGCTGCGCTGGACCGCAGTGCGGATGATCGGCTACATCTGCACCGCCTTCGTGCCGATCCTGTCGTTCTGGCTGGAGCACCACGTCGGCGGCGCCGTCGGAGCGCTGCTGGAGCAGGCCGAGGCACACCAGTCCTGA
- a CDS encoding SURF1 family cytochrome oxidase biogenesis protein, with amino-acid sequence MFRAAFRPRMLGLLAAAVVFIIGCVIAGLWQWGVAQDRGSKAMKNDSDRPVVALDAELKPQQTFPSDGSLQPVRFHGRYDPKHQVLVSGRLLHGAHGYWVVTPVVVDGTGARIPVVRGFVARPGQAEKPATTPVTVTGALAPGEAPSASNPPPGQLSTVDLAALLTKWGGNIYNGFVFLTHEQPAMHTPSVQAFPPPTPGDTGLSLVNLGYALQWWSFAGFAVFIYFRELRREAHPELRAAPAEPDNRQDSAIPTDNEGSHV; translated from the coding sequence GTGTTTCGTGCTGCGTTCCGGCCCCGGATGCTGGGACTGCTGGCGGCCGCGGTCGTCTTCATCATCGGCTGCGTCATCGCCGGCCTCTGGCAGTGGGGCGTTGCGCAGGACCGCGGCTCCAAGGCGATGAAGAACGACAGCGATCGGCCGGTCGTCGCCCTCGACGCGGAGCTCAAGCCACAACAGACGTTCCCGTCGGACGGGTCGCTGCAACCGGTCCGGTTCCACGGGCGCTACGACCCGAAGCACCAGGTGCTGGTGAGCGGCCGGCTGTTGCACGGCGCGCACGGCTACTGGGTCGTGACACCGGTCGTCGTCGACGGCACCGGAGCACGGATCCCCGTCGTGCGCGGCTTCGTCGCGAGACCGGGACAGGCCGAGAAGCCTGCAACGACACCGGTCACCGTCACCGGCGCGCTCGCACCAGGGGAGGCGCCGTCCGCCAGCAATCCGCCACCGGGGCAGCTGAGCACGGTCGACCTCGCCGCGTTGCTCACCAAGTGGGGCGGCAACATCTACAACGGCTTCGTCTTCCTGACCCACGAACAGCCGGCGATGCACACCCCGTCGGTGCAGGCGTTCCCGCCACCGACACCCGGCGACACCGGCCTGAGCCTCGTGAACCTCGGATATGCGCTGCAGTGGTGGAGTTTCGCCGGGTTCGCGGTCTTCATCTACTTCCGCGAACTGCGCCGCGAAGCGCACCCCGAGCTACGCGCCGCTCCCGCCGAGCCGGACAATCGACAGGACTCCGCCATACCGACCGACAACGAAGGAAGCCATGTCTGA
- a CDS encoding GMC oxidoreductase translates to MTVSRSETPATGFDHDVVVIGSGFGGAVSALRLAEKGYDVHVYESGRRFEDHEFAKTSWNLRKYLWAPRLKCFGVQRYHQLPGVMILAGAGVGGGSLNYANTLYKPPAEFFADQQWGHITDWDAELGPHYEVARRMLGVVDQNPCDGPVETLMKDTANALGVGSTFRKTPVGVFFGEAGRQVADPFFGGEGPARTGCTECGNCMVGCRVGAKNTLMKNYLALAERRGVQIEPLRTAVEVEPIAGGFRVTTERTGAWVAKDRRSVTAQQVIVAAGTWGTQNLLHRMKVTGRLPRLSDRLGELTRTNSEELGGAAAVGVPHDVDLTRGVAITTSFHIDERTHIENVRYGKGSNLMGLMSTFLVDGDKGALGRTAELLGQLAKSPVRAARVLGPKWSERTIIALVMQSIDNSITTRPRRRFGRVGITTEQGYGEPNPRWIPAGHKAIQAISEQLSKLGKVDVVAGGCWPEFFGMPMTAHFLGGVAISSDPEHGVIDPYHRVWNYPGLHVVDGSAVSANLGVNPSLTITAQAERAVAMWPVKGERDARPAQGSPYESLDVEPARVPGVDLGMPRVAAG, encoded by the coding sequence ATGACGGTGAGCCGATCCGAAACGCCTGCAACGGGATTCGATCACGACGTGGTAGTCATCGGGTCGGGCTTCGGCGGGGCGGTCTCCGCGCTGCGGCTCGCCGAGAAGGGGTATGACGTCCACGTCTACGAGTCCGGTCGGCGTTTCGAGGACCACGAGTTCGCCAAGACGTCGTGGAACCTGCGCAAGTACCTGTGGGCGCCGAGGCTGAAGTGCTTCGGGGTGCAGCGGTACCACCAGCTGCCCGGCGTGATGATCCTCGCCGGGGCCGGCGTCGGCGGCGGCTCGCTCAACTACGCCAACACGCTCTACAAACCGCCGGCGGAGTTCTTCGCCGACCAGCAGTGGGGCCACATCACCGACTGGGACGCCGAGCTCGGCCCGCACTACGAGGTCGCCCGCCGCATGCTGGGCGTGGTCGACCAGAACCCGTGCGACGGTCCGGTCGAAACGCTGATGAAGGACACCGCGAACGCCCTCGGTGTCGGCTCGACGTTCCGCAAGACACCGGTCGGCGTCTTCTTCGGTGAGGCCGGCCGCCAGGTCGCGGACCCGTTCTTCGGCGGTGAGGGACCGGCCCGGACCGGCTGCACCGAGTGTGGCAACTGCATGGTCGGCTGCCGGGTCGGGGCGAAGAACACCCTGATGAAGAACTACCTCGCCCTGGCCGAACGCCGCGGCGTGCAGATCGAACCGCTGCGGACGGCCGTGGAGGTCGAGCCCATCGCCGGTGGCTTCCGGGTGACGACCGAGCGCACCGGCGCCTGGGTCGCCAAGGACCGGCGGAGCGTCACCGCCCAGCAGGTGATCGTGGCCGCCGGCACCTGGGGCACCCAGAACCTGCTGCACCGGATGAAGGTGACCGGCCGGTTGCCGCGGCTGTCCGACCGGCTCGGCGAACTCACCCGCACCAACTCCGAGGAGCTCGGCGGCGCCGCGGCCGTCGGCGTGCCGCACGACGTCGACCTGACCCGCGGTGTCGCGATCACCACGTCCTTCCACATCGACGAGCGCACCCACATCGAGAACGTCCGCTACGGCAAGGGCTCCAACCTGATGGGGCTGATGTCGACGTTCCTGGTCGACGGCGACAAGGGGGCGCTCGGCCGGACCGCGGAACTGCTGGGGCAACTCGCGAAGAGCCCGGTCCGGGCCGCGCGGGTACTCGGCCCGAAGTGGAGCGAGCGCACCATCATCGCGCTGGTGATGCAGAGCATCGACAACTCGATCACGACTCGGCCGCGGCGTCGCTTCGGCCGGGTCGGGATCACCACGGAGCAGGGGTATGGCGAGCCCAACCCACGGTGGATCCCCGCGGGGCACAAGGCGATTCAGGCGATTTCCGAGCAGCTGAGCAAGCTCGGGAAGGTCGACGTCGTGGCCGGCGGCTGCTGGCCGGAGTTCTTCGGTATGCCGATGACCGCGCACTTCCTGGGCGGTGTCGCGATCTCCTCCGACCCCGAGCACGGCGTCATCGACCCTTATCACCGCGTCTGGAACTATCCGGGTCTGCACGTCGTCGACGGCTCCGCGGTCTCCGCGAACCTCGGGGTCAACCCGTCGCTGACGATCACCGCACAGGCCGAGCGGGCCGTCGCGATGTGGCCGGTCAAGGGGGAGCGCGACGCGCGGCCGGCGCAGGGCTCGCCATACGAGAGCCTGGACGTGGAGCCGGCGCGGGTCCCCGGCGTGGATCTCGGGATGCCGCGGGTGGCTGCCGGCTGA
- a CDS encoding succinic semialdehyde dehydrogenase, giving the protein MTDQLLGMQTTDTEAPGSQHRPSPAPHVVDPTLPARLARRVRAAGDAPRFDCLTPFTGGVVATLPVSTVADVEQAYDAARVAQARWAARSVADRAKILLRYHDLVLDHQGELLDLIQLESGKARRHAFEEVLDVAGVSRHYARKAPDYLRPRRHLGAIPLLTQSTELHQPRGVVGVVGPWNYPLSMSITDALPALIAGNAVVLRPDEKASLTALRAVELLDQAGLPRDILQVVLGPGRTIGEAVLDRADYVMYTGSTATGRKVAERAASRLVGASLELGGKNAMYVADDASLRHAAESAVRSCFSSAGQLCISIERLILHERIADDFLKHFLTRVRKMTLGAELDWGVDMGSLISQAQLDRVTQHVEDARAKGATVLAGGHARPELGPYFYEPTVLEGITQAMDCRMNETFGPVVSIYRVSSDEEAITLANDTNYGLNASVWSKDTRRGRHIASQLRCGTVNVNEGYIAAWGSNGSPMGGMGESGLGRRHGAEGILKYTESQNISVQHGTPFKVPPGVPEKVWARSMATGMRVMKGFRLS; this is encoded by the coding sequence ATGACGGATCAGCTTCTCGGCATGCAGACCACGGACACCGAGGCACCGGGCTCGCAGCACCGTCCCAGTCCGGCACCGCACGTCGTCGATCCGACCCTCCCGGCGCGGCTCGCCCGCCGGGTGCGCGCCGCGGGAGACGCACCACGGTTCGACTGCCTGACACCGTTCACGGGCGGGGTCGTCGCCACGTTGCCCGTCTCGACCGTCGCCGACGTGGAGCAGGCGTATGACGCGGCCCGCGTCGCCCAGGCCCGCTGGGCCGCCCGTTCGGTGGCGGACCGGGCCAAGATCCTGCTGCGCTACCACGACCTGGTGCTGGACCACCAGGGCGAGCTGCTGGACCTGATCCAGCTGGAGTCCGGCAAGGCCCGCCGGCACGCGTTCGAGGAGGTGCTCGACGTCGCCGGTGTGAGCCGTCACTACGCCCGCAAGGCACCGGACTACCTCAGACCGAGACGCCACCTGGGCGCCATACCGCTGCTGACGCAGTCCACCGAACTGCACCAGCCGCGCGGTGTCGTCGGGGTGGTCGGGCCGTGGAACTACCCGCTGTCGATGTCGATCACCGACGCGCTGCCGGCGCTGATCGCCGGCAACGCCGTCGTGCTGCGGCCCGACGAGAAGGCATCGCTGACCGCGCTGCGGGCCGTCGAACTGCTCGACCAGGCCGGGCTGCCGCGCGACATCCTGCAGGTCGTGCTCGGCCCCGGCCGGACGATCGGCGAGGCCGTGCTCGACCGCGCCGACTACGTGATGTACACCGGCTCGACCGCGACCGGCCGCAAGGTCGCCGAGCGGGCGGCGTCGCGGCTCGTCGGTGCGTCGCTGGAGCTGGGCGGGAAGAACGCCATGTATGTCGCGGACGACGCGAGCCTGCGGCACGCGGCCGAGAGCGCCGTGCGGTCCTGCTTCTCCTCGGCCGGGCAGCTGTGCATCTCGATCGAGCGGCTCATCCTGCACGAGCGGATCGCCGACGACTTCCTGAAGCACTTCCTGACGCGCGTGCGCAAGATGACCCTCGGCGCCGAACTGGACTGGGGCGTCGACATGGGGTCGCTGATCTCGCAGGCGCAACTGGACCGGGTGACCCAACACGTCGAGGACGCGCGCGCCAAGGGCGCGACGGTGCTCGCCGGCGGTCATGCACGACCCGAGCTCGGCCCCTACTTCTACGAACCCACCGTGCTCGAGGGCATCACGCAGGCGATGGACTGCCGGATGAACGAGACCTTCGGCCCGGTCGTCTCGATCTATCGGGTGAGCAGCGACGAGGAAGCGATCACGCTGGCCAACGACACCAATTACGGTCTGAACGCTTCGGTCTGGAGTAAAGACACCCGGCGCGGCCGGCATATCGCGTCCCAGCTGCGATGCGGCACGGTCAACGTCAACGAGGGGTACATCGCCGCCTGGGGGAGCAACGGCTCGCCGATGGGCGGCATGGGCGAGTCCGGCCTGGGACGTCGCCACGGTGCGGAGGGCATCCTGAAATACACCGAATCGCAGAACATCTCGGTCCAGCACGGCACGCCGTTCAAGGTGCCGCCGGGCGTCCCGGAGAAGGTCTGGGCACGGTCGATGGCGACCGGGATGCGGGTGATGAAGGGTTTCCGCCTGTCATGA
- a CDS encoding GuaB3 family IMP dehydrogenase-related protein produces the protein MTEIEIGRGKRGRRAYSFDDIAIVPSRRTRDPQDVSVGWQIDAYHFDLPVVAAPMDSVMSPASAIELGKLGGLGVIDLEGLWTRYESPEPLLREIAGLDPADAISRMQEIYREPIRPDLITQRLGEIREAGVTCAGALSPQRTQEHWKTVVDAGVDLFVIRGTTVSAEHVSGRAEPLNLKRFIYELDVPVIVGGVATYTAALHLMRTGAAGVLVGFGGGAAHTTRRALGIHVPMATAVADVAAARRDYMDETGGRYVHVIADGGMGLSGDIVKAFACGADAVMLGASLARSSDAPGGGFHWGSEAHHEHLPRGDRVEVGTVGTLEQILTGPAQTADGTTNLVGALRRAMATTGYSELKEFQRVETLVAPYERS, from the coding sequence GTGACTGAGATCGAGATCGGCCGAGGCAAACGGGGTCGCCGCGCATACTCCTTCGACGACATCGCGATCGTGCCGTCGCGGCGCACCCGCGACCCCCAGGACGTGTCGGTGGGCTGGCAGATCGACGCCTACCACTTCGACCTGCCGGTCGTCGCGGCGCCGATGGACTCGGTGATGAGCCCCGCGTCCGCGATCGAGCTCGGCAAGCTCGGCGGGCTCGGCGTCATCGACCTCGAGGGGCTGTGGACCCGCTACGAGAGCCCCGAGCCGCTGCTGCGGGAGATCGCGGGCCTCGACCCGGCCGACGCCATCTCCCGGATGCAGGAGATCTACCGCGAGCCGATCCGCCCGGACCTGATCACCCAGCGGCTGGGCGAGATCCGCGAGGCCGGCGTCACGTGCGCCGGCGCGCTGTCCCCGCAGCGGACGCAGGAACACTGGAAGACCGTCGTCGACGCGGGCGTCGACCTCTTCGTCATCCGTGGCACGACCGTGTCGGCCGAGCACGTCAGCGGGCGCGCGGAGCCGTTGAACCTCAAGCGCTTCATCTACGAGCTGGACGTCCCGGTCATCGTCGGCGGTGTCGCCACCTACACCGCGGCGCTGCACCTGATGCGCACCGGCGCCGCCGGCGTCCTGGTCGGGTTCGGCGGGGGAGCGGCGCACACGACCCGGCGTGCACTCGGCATCCACGTGCCGATGGCGACGGCCGTCGCCGACGTCGCCGCCGCCCGGCGCGACTACATGGACGAGACCGGCGGCCGCTACGTGCACGTCATCGCCGACGGCGGGATGGGCCTGTCCGGTGACATCGTCAAGGCCTTCGCGTGCGGCGCCGACGCGGTCATGCTCGGCGCGTCCCTCGCCCGGTCCAGCGACGCGCCGGGCGGCGGGTTCCACTGGGGCAGCGAGGCGCACCACGAGCACCTGCCGCGCGGCGACCGGGTGGAGGTCGGCACCGTCGGCACGCTCGAGCAGATCCTCACCGGTCCCGCCCAGACCGCCGACGGCACCACCAACCTGGTCGGCGCGCTGCGGCGGGCGATGGCCACGACCGGCTACTCGGAGCTGAAGGAGTTCCAGCGCGTCGAGACGCTGGTTGCGCCGTACGAGCGGTCCTGA
- a CDS encoding MFS transporter: MSDTSWTPIRRMTLIGVVLLEVLVAFEQIAVATAMPTAAKDLDGLAIYPVVFAVPLAAAVLAMVVAGPWADSAGPRLVIVTGASLFVTGLLLAGAAQSMTMLILGRTVQSIGGGLDSVALYVLIAAAFPEALRPRVFVGISAAWVAPSLFGPPLAGFLATHASWRWVFWVGAAFAIPGLALLLPAMRRLPAIRREREPASSVRRRLVAAAAAALGAVALSLAADRAPALAVGLAVTGGLLLVIFVPRLVPAGTLRGGRGMPSVIATRALLGAAFAGTEVYLPLMLTRQHHLSATEAGLVLTVGALSWSVAAWIAGRRTTHEDQRRLVRIGLVLLTIGVTGAVSAAWPATPAWVLYVAWLVGGTGIGLAYSPLTVLLMGMSAPDEQGRNASSIQTAEMLTTSVLLAVSAIVFGGLTSHSQIAAFGSGLALAAVAGALGIVVSRRLAPVGHAQSADAAAMTESMDAG, encoded by the coding sequence GTGAGCGACACCTCGTGGACCCCGATCCGGCGGATGACGCTGATCGGCGTCGTCCTGCTGGAGGTGCTGGTCGCCTTCGAGCAGATCGCAGTGGCGACCGCGATGCCCACGGCCGCAAAGGATTTGGACGGGCTGGCGATCTATCCGGTCGTGTTCGCGGTGCCGCTCGCCGCGGCCGTGCTGGCGATGGTCGTCGCCGGGCCGTGGGCGGACTCCGCCGGGCCGAGGCTGGTGATCGTCACCGGGGCGAGCCTGTTCGTGACCGGACTGCTGCTCGCCGGCGCCGCTCAGTCGATGACGATGCTCATCCTCGGCCGCACGGTGCAGAGCATCGGCGGCGGCCTGGACAGTGTCGCCCTCTACGTGCTGATCGCCGCAGCGTTCCCCGAAGCGCTGCGACCGCGGGTCTTCGTCGGCATCTCCGCGGCCTGGGTGGCGCCATCGCTGTTCGGGCCGCCGCTCGCGGGGTTCCTCGCAACCCATGCGTCGTGGCGCTGGGTGTTCTGGGTGGGTGCAGCGTTCGCCATACCCGGCCTGGCCCTGCTGCTGCCGGCGATGCGTCGGCTACCGGCCATCCGGCGGGAGCGGGAGCCGGCGTCGTCGGTCCGACGCCGGCTGGTCGCCGCCGCGGCCGCGGCGCTGGGCGCCGTGGCACTCTCGCTGGCGGCGGACCGCGCGCCGGCGCTCGCAGTGGGCCTGGCGGTCACCGGCGGGCTGCTGTTGGTGATCTTCGTACCCAGGCTGGTGCCTGCCGGGACGCTCCGCGGCGGACGCGGGATGCCGTCGGTGATCGCCACGCGCGCACTGCTGGGCGCCGCGTTCGCCGGCACCGAGGTCTACCTGCCGCTGATGCTGACCCGGCAGCACCACCTCAGTGCCACCGAGGCCGGTCTGGTCCTCACCGTCGGCGCGCTGTCGTGGAGTGTCGCCGCCTGGATCGCGGGTCGACGCACGACGCACGAGGACCAGCGACGCCTGGTGCGAATCGGTCTGGTGCTGCTCACGATCGGTGTCACGGGCGCTGTTTCCGCGGCGTGGCCCGCCACGCCCGCCTGGGTACTGTACGTCGCCTGGCTCGTCGGCGGCACCGGGATCGGGCTGGCCTACTCGCCGCTCACCGTGCTGCTGATGGGTATGTCGGCTCCCGACGAGCAGGGCCGCAACGCGTCGTCGATCCAGACCGCCGAGATGCTCACGACCTCGGTGCTGCTCGCCGTGTCCGCGATCGTGTTCGGCGGGTTGACGTCCCACTCGCAGATCGCGGCGTTCGGCAGCGGCCTGGCGCTCGCCGCCGTCGCAGGGGCATTGGGGATCGTCGTCTCGCGCCGGCTGGCGCCGGTGGGGCACGCTCAGTCAGCCGATGCCGCAGCGATGACGGAATCCATGGACGCGGGTTGA
- a CDS encoding fatty acyl-CoA synthetase has protein sequence MNDLALAQSNTVDDVLRRSAGRFGARTALRFEDRTWSYAELDRAVDAVAGHLQRLGLEPGARVAAYGKNSDVYVVAFLACSRAGLVHVPINYNLVARELDYLLAQSGSSALLVDPDLRERLGDVEHAPEVVLPIRGDDSLLQVAQSGAADPETPQVFSGSSDDTVVQLLYTSGTTSAPKGAVMTHRALVSEYVSCVHALDFAEDDEALHVMPLYHSAQMHVFVLPGLMAGSSSTIIERPDPADILRRLSSDGHRSFFAAPTLWVALANQPDFAERGLGELRRAYYGASIMPVPVLRRLQERSPDLGFYNCFGQSEIAPLATVLRPEEHADRPDSAGRPVLFVEARVVDTDGNEVPPGEQGEIVYRSPQLCNGYWDNPDASAAAFADGWFHSGDLVRMDEQGYVFVVDRIKDVINTGGVLVASREIEDVLYTHPAVAEVAVVGIPDEKWIEAVAAFVVTKGEVTQDELVQHARTGLAPFKVPKRIEFVDDLPRNASGKILKRELRAAAD, from the coding sequence ATGAACGACCTCGCACTCGCGCAGAGCAACACCGTCGACGACGTCCTGCGCCGGTCCGCCGGCCGGTTCGGTGCCCGGACGGCGCTGCGTTTCGAGGACCGCACGTGGTCGTATGCCGAACTCGACCGGGCGGTCGACGCGGTCGCCGGGCACCTGCAACGGCTCGGCCTGGAGCCCGGCGCACGCGTCGCGGCATACGGCAAGAACTCCGATGTGTATGTCGTGGCGTTCCTCGCCTGCTCGCGCGCGGGGTTGGTGCACGTGCCGATCAACTACAACCTGGTCGCCCGCGAACTCGACTATCTGCTCGCGCAGTCCGGTAGTTCGGCGCTCCTCGTCGACCCCGACCTGCGCGAGCGACTCGGCGACGTCGAGCACGCGCCCGAGGTGGTGCTGCCGATCCGCGGCGACGACTCGTTGCTGCAGGTGGCACAGTCAGGCGCGGCCGATCCCGAGACACCGCAGGTCTTCTCGGGGTCGAGCGACGACACGGTCGTGCAGCTGCTCTACACCTCCGGCACGACCTCCGCGCCGAAGGGCGCGGTGATGACCCACCGGGCGCTGGTCAGTGAATACGTCAGCTGCGTCCACGCGCTGGACTTCGCCGAGGACGACGAGGCGCTGCACGTGATGCCGCTCTACCACTCGGCGCAGATGCACGTGTTCGTGCTGCCCGGGTTGATGGCCGGAAGCAGCAGCACGATCATCGAGCGGCCCGACCCGGCCGACATCCTGCGCCGCCTGTCGTCCGACGGGCACCGGTCCTTCTTCGCCGCACCGACCCTGTGGGTGGCGCTGGCCAACCAGCCGGACTTCGCCGAGCGCGGCCTGGGCGAGCTGCGTCGCGCCTACTACGGCGCGTCGATCATGCCGGTGCCGGTCCTGCGCCGGTTGCAGGAACGCTCCCCCGACCTGGGCTTCTACAACTGCTTCGGCCAATCCGAGATCGCGCCGCTGGCGACGGTGCTGCGGCCCGAGGAGCACGCCGACCGGCCGGACAGCGCCGGACGCCCGGTGCTGTTCGTCGAGGCAAGGGTGGTGGACACCGACGGCAACGAGGTCCCGCCCGGGGAGCAGGGCGAGATCGTCTACCGCTCACCGCAGCTGTGCAACGGCTACTGGGACAACCCGGACGCGTCGGCGGCGGCGTTCGCCGACGGCTGGTTCCACTCCGGCGACCTGGTCCGGATGGACGAACAGGGCTACGTCTTCGTCGTCGACCGCATCAAGGACGTCATCAACACCGGCGGCGTGCTGGTCGCGTCGCGGGAGATCGAGGACGTGCTCTACACGCATCCCGCGGTCGCGGAGGTCGCCGTCGTCGGCATACCCGACGAGAAGTGGATCGAGGCGGTCGCGGCGTTCGTGGTGACCAAGGGCGAGGTGACCCAGGACGAGCTCGTCCAGCACGCCCGCACCGGGCTGGCGCCGTTCAAGGTGCCCAAACGCATCGAGTTCGTCGACGACCTGCCGCGCAACGCATCGGGCAAGATCCTCAAACGGGAGCTGCGCGCGGCCGCCGACTGA